The Apium graveolens cultivar Ventura chromosome 3, ASM990537v1, whole genome shotgun sequence sequence CAAATCAATATAGCAGAGTTGAATATCTATAATGACTGTCCCAGTAGTAAACCAATATAACCAAAATCACAACATACACTGCTAGCCAAAACAGATTAAGACTACCAACGACATACTTAAAAGAATTGGATTGATTTTTCACCATATAAGTCAACATACAATATGACAATACTATATGAAAAAATACCCAATATTAATCGATACACAATGTTATCACGATATTACATTGTTAATCCTAAACTAATCTTAATAACTATTTTCATAGAATCATAAATGTAGGATATTCATTGTTCATATTTGTATATAAACATGAGCATGATTGAACAAATCGAAGACAGTAAACATCTATTGAATATTGATATTTAATCATCAGGTTCCTAATTGAAGGATAGAGTAGAAACATACCTCCATGACAACTGTTGAATGATCATATGGAAAAGTTATCAGCTGATGCTCCGTGCAGAGTTGGATTACGGTTTAGTTGTAGTATTCACTTTGAATGGGgctttgcatgcaagggtttatTTTGATCAAAATACCAAAACTATTGAACCACTAAAAAGTCAAACAACACGCATCTCTATGTGTAattatgatttgtgtttaattagTTGGAAAGATGTAATAAAAGAATTATAAGTTATTACATAATTATGAATATTAAGTAAGATTACATAATTTAGTTACATAATTATGAATatgttaaaaatttaaaaataacattTAAAAGAGCAAGTAAATATCATTTATCTACTAACAAAAAaacatttattatttttagaacaATATGCTGCAATCTTATCATAAAAGTTAATAATTCGTGAATTATTTTTCCAATAAGTTTTTTAACTGAATATGTCCTTATTACGGTTTATAAACAATACTATTTATTCGAGATTTTTAATTTCTCAATATTATGTTATTAAGTTTTAAGTTTTGTATTTTACGCCATTATATCTTCACAATACACAGTTCAAATAACCAGAATTCGTAATAGAGTATTATGTGTCATTTTGTTATACATGTTCACTCATCTTCCCATGCTAAaaatataattgatatattttaattCTTTGCCGGATTATATATCTTTTGCAATAAGATGTTTTGTAAGTgtaatttgattaaaaataataatagaCGTCTGAAACAAACATAGATATTTCAATTAATTATTGATCAACAAattattttaaactaaaatattgtTATCAAATTTTTGTacatattttttttatcgtaggtatcCCGCAACCGCTACTCTTCGGGTGCACACTGGGTAAACattacgggctcacgcaatagccggCAAACCACATGAACGAAGTTAAAGCGCATTTAAGCGACGGGCTCTTAAATTCTCCTCCCTTGAGATTCGATGTAAACTATATTTTACAGATTTTTTGAGAATTTATATGCTCTTACTATTGATTACTTTGAGCTAATTAATATGCATAATAAGTTTTAACTTTTATTTTCTACGCCATAATATCATCGCAATATTATGCCCATATAAGAATAACAAAAAAACTACGATTCTTTGTTAAACAATATGCTGCAAGTCTTAACATAGAAGTTGACAATTCGTGTTTTTGTTACAAAAAGTTTATTTGACTAAATATGCCCTTattatgaattataaatattactatttatttgagatttttaatttcttaatattatgttattaagttttaaattttgtattttacGGCATAATATTCTCACTATACACATTACTAAGGTCCTTCGACTTTAATAGATTATTATGTGTCCTTTTGTTATATATGTTCACTCATCTTTCCATGCTAAATTTGTAATAGTTTCCAATATACAATTGGTATCGTTTTCTTTATTTGGAGCCggattatatatatttttgtaatttatttttttaattgtaattggattaaaaataataatatacgTCTAAGACAAATGTAGATATTTCAATTAATTATTGATCAACACaatgttttgaaataaaatattgTTATGAAATTTTGGTACATATTAAACTGTCAACTGTGGATTTTTTAAGATTTAATATGCTCTTACTACGGATTACAGACATTACTGCTTATTCGAGCTAATTCATATGTAGAATAATTTTTCATTATGAAGTTTTGACACTTGTATTTCACGCTATAATATCATCACAATACAAATTACAAATAACCATTGATTTTAATAGATATGCATAATCTGAAATGTTAATAAATTAAAATGTGTAATCGGCTCAGTTACGTGTTCACTAGTATGGGTATATGAATATGATATTTTATATTGTAATAATAAATTTCTCATATCTACGTCAATCGTTTTGTTggtaaaataatatttttgacaGATTTGCTATAAGTAATTACCAAGTTATAAATCAATGTATCATTATGCTTTCGATCAAATCTACAAAATGAATTGATTAAGCCTCCTATTATGAACTTCTAAGGTTGAAAAATATATTGTATGTGTACTTGATACTAATTAATTGTGGAAGATTTTAGGTGTACTTTACACTTAATTCCTTTTTTTCAATAATAGGACAATGATATTCAATAATCGTCAATCATTATGTTTATGATTCTGTGCAACAACTAATAATTTGATTTATGAAATCATCTAAAGAAAATTAACAATTAAAATATACCTATTTTGGTATAATCAAAATATCAAGAAGTATCATATTCTCACTCCACGATTGACTTTACATATTTCAGAGTGACTAACTTCATTCCATATTAATAGCCTGACATATCACAAATAACAACTTTGGCGGCATAAAACATGTAATCTGATCATATCTCTAAATTAAAGTTGTAGATATGCATCTAAATCTTTTTCATAGCATTTTGTTTTAATTCCGATATTGTCATAGATGTTCCTGTATTATAACTCAGAGCTGCAGAAGAAACGTTGCATACCACATCTTGCAAGCATCATGGGTTAGTATTCTGCATACAATTTGTATTACATGGTGAACGATTATGAATTCTGGAGTTTACTACTATGTTATCTTttaatatatatttcaaaattcAATTCTTTCAGCTCCAGTTATAGTTCATTCGCTTTCTTCACTGGACATTTACAACCGAAACTTGAGGATAAGAGTTCGAGTCACAAGATTGTGGCATACTAATAATAGAGAAGGAGTCTTTGTTGGATGTAATTTGATTCTTTTGGGCCCTCGGGTAAGTAATGTTTAAAACAAATTGTTTTATGTTGTCATATTTATAGTTGCGAGTATACTATTATAAACTACATATTTTCCTGTTTGTAAGAATGATCATATGCAGGCTTTTGTGAGAGCTGATAAATGGAACTCTCTTGACAACACTATTGTTGAAGGTCAGATGTATGAAATAACAAATTTCATTACTACCCACGCATCTGGTATCTTGAGGCCTGTTCGTTCTGCGCTAAAAATTGTTTTCACACCTTTAACCACAGTCCAAATTATGTATCCAAACGACTTAGACCAGATTTTCATAGAGATGCACAAATTTGAATTTGTCAGTTTACCTCAGTTGGCTATAAATCCTGAATCTTATGCTCTCGATAGGACATTCGCCATAGGTATCAATAAATTTCATATGCTTTATACTAACACAACAATTTAAAAAGTGCATTTGTTTTAATTATATGACATTGTTCTTTATCAGATAGCATAGGAGTTGTTGCTGATCTCCAGATAAGGGTGAACATTAAGACAATTTTTGGAGCTCAACCTCTTATACGATTCAATGTTACTCAAGGACCAGAGTAAGAATTAAGTTACACATGTAGAAATTTATTGAACTAATGTATCTacttaaatttaaattttgttCGTTTCTATGTGTTTTGTTACAAGTGTTTCTTTCAAAGTGGATATATGGGGTGCATTGACTGAAAGTATGACTTCACTGTATGAAGATGGTGAAGAGACACCGGTCATTATTGTTCTGTCAAGTGCCAAAGTTATCATGTACAAAGGTTAAATTTATGGAGTTAAGatagtttattatattatttacTTAGACAAGCACATTGCACGTTTGTAACATGTTATTTTTGGTTGTTAAGGCGTCGCTATTATCACTAATACTCCGGCCTCCAAATTCTACATTAACCCGGGAGTACAGGAGGTTTTTAACTTTAGGCATTGGTATGTGTAAAAATATTGTTTTGAAAACTTTGTACGTTAACTGTTTTTGGGTATAAATCTCTTAATACATTTATGTGTGTTACATGCTTGAGGGCATGGGATATGATGGTGCCGATAGTGACTGATGAATTAAATAAGGTAAATATAGCATTTGTTACAGAAGTAATGTCCCATACGATTGAACATAAGTGACTAAATATATGAAATTAAATATTGTAACATATTTCTTACTGTCTCCTTTGCAGGAGGAGAGAGTCGAAGGTGGTTTTTGATATTTGGAAAGAGAATGCATTGCACAGATGTCGCAAGAAAGAAAACTTTTTATTTCAATCAGAATTTTCGTTAAAGATATCTAAATAAGTTTTAGAGACAAGTCATTGTTTATGTTTAAAACTTTATGTTGGATATTTAGATGGTTTGAATGTATGTCCTTGCTGATTTCTGCTTATTGTTGGAGTTCActagtgtaatatccgggatatcacGTGTAATTACTTTTaccaataaataatttttatatgattattatgtgatttttggtgaattatctgatgattggtatgaagatgtggatgcttatatgtggtaaagtataagtatgttaattttattatgaccagaataaaatatagataattaaggtatttttctggtaatttttggactgttatatgattttatattgatttatgaatttattaattattttctgaataattataaaattattttataaagccgggaatcgtccgacttcaaccgtttttacgtttttacaacccgaaactcttccgaaaactcctttctagcttaatctggtaattccggacatttttcgtgttttgactttttcaatccggattacggtttgacccatgtGCGGCCCGACgcacaattttcgatacgataattatttcgatgtaccaacaaaacccgtattctcgaaagacggaatattattacattattttcgtataaagtattttataaaaagcccggtttggataattatccaatacgggtatcaaatcggatcattgttgcagttacttagcgactaagtaactaatttaacgatccaaaacgatccaaacgaaccaatattccaaaaaatatatatagcccttttatcatgtcattttattcgtataatcattATCAGTTAGTAAAActccgtaaaatacagagaaaatgtcgatatatgtcgcgttcttgagaatcaatcatacgaacgaaggcgttatcgaactccgattcgggcgtgcaatatatcaaatcgaagctctcgaaaaataATTTCTGATTCAATCaaccatttcagtgcagaaatcaaggtgattttgttatttatttattttaattcgaattatttgataattaaattatgaaattttgttcttgatgttgtttgtgtgatttgatggtaTAATTATGTAGATAATTTTCTCCtgatcaatttggtatattatatgtaaaaaataGAGGCCAATAACATGATGAAAAGGGAGTTTGATTCTATTAAAATTCGAATTAGGTTTTTTAAttcttgaatgttcttaatttGATTTGGGATTTTTAAATTCGTTGATTCTTGGCTTAATTTAATGGTAGCAGCTTATAGATCGTTCAAAAATAAGTCGATTCATGTAATTAACTTCTCTGTTGGAGGCCGAAAACGACCCGCCGGAAAAGCTCGAAGCTTCGCCGGCGTTAATGGCGATTCCGTCGGATTCTGAGTTTAACAGTCAGGTTTCAGTTGTTGTTGCACGAAACAAAGTCCTGGGGAGACGAGGAAGAAGTCACGCTCTGGAACCACATGAAACA is a genomic window containing:
- the LOC141715008 gene encoding uncharacterized protein LOC141715008 codes for the protein MAPVIVHSLSSLDIYNRNLRIRVRVTRLWHTNNREGVFVGCNLILLGPRAFVRADKWNSLDNTIVEGQMYEITNFITTHASGILRPVRSALKIVFTPLTTVQIMYPNDLDQIFIEMHKFEFVSLPQLAINPESYALDRTFAIDSIGVVADLQIRVNIKTIFGAQPLIRFNVTQGPDVSFKVDIWGALTESMTSLYEDGEETPVIIVLSSAKVIMYKGVAIITNTPASKFYINPGVQEVFNFRHWRRESKVVFDIWKENALHRCRKKENFLFQSEFSLKISK